In the Paraburkholderia acidisoli genome, one interval contains:
- a CDS encoding cupin domain-containing protein has translation MNSSHHTVRGFHVPMHCTDLVATMTFFIERLGFRIDAIFPADSPRTAILSRDGFTLRLGTEVRNGVTELDVLCDDPARLADSVRELVAPNGVRLRLVHANPPLKTPVTRQTLVLANAQGETPWSVGRAGMRYRDLLPERHGGAFIASHIRILEGGPVPDYVHFHKIRFQMIFCRKGWVRLVYEGQGEPFVLNAGDCVLQPPEIRHRVLESSAGAEVVEIGSPADHITMADHAMTLPNARYATDHDFNGQRFVRHVAAQARWAPWKSPGFVATDTGIGAATNGLAGVRVVRRASEGSPAHAVTRRHDTEFCFFFVLAGALDVAQDTQRWTLRADDSIAIPGNLAYTFANASDDLELLEVTLPAEFELG, from the coding sequence ATGAATTCATCCCATCACACGGTGCGCGGCTTTCACGTGCCGATGCACTGCACCGACCTCGTCGCGACCATGACGTTCTTCATCGAACGGCTCGGCTTTCGTATCGACGCGATTTTTCCCGCCGATAGCCCGCGCACCGCGATCCTCTCGCGCGACGGCTTCACGCTGCGCCTCGGCACCGAGGTCCGCAACGGCGTGACCGAACTCGACGTGCTCTGCGACGACCCCGCGCGCCTTGCCGACAGCGTACGCGAACTGGTCGCGCCCAACGGCGTGCGCCTGCGCCTCGTGCACGCGAATCCGCCGCTCAAGACGCCGGTGACGCGCCAGACGCTCGTACTCGCGAACGCGCAAGGCGAGACGCCGTGGAGCGTGGGCCGTGCGGGCATGCGTTACCGCGACCTGCTGCCCGAGCGGCACGGCGGCGCGTTCATCGCCTCGCATATCCGCATTCTCGAAGGCGGCCCGGTGCCCGACTACGTGCACTTTCACAAGATCCGCTTCCAGATGATCTTCTGCCGCAAGGGCTGGGTGCGTCTCGTCTACGAAGGCCAGGGCGAGCCGTTCGTCCTCAATGCGGGCGACTGCGTGCTGCAACCGCCCGAGATCCGCCACCGCGTGCTCGAAAGCTCGGCGGGCGCGGAAGTCGTGGAGATCGGCAGTCCCGCCGATCACATCACGATGGCCGATCACGCAATGACGCTGCCGAATGCACGCTACGCCACCGATCACGACTTCAATGGCCAGCGCTTCGTGCGTCACGTGGCGGCGCAGGCGCGGTGGGCACCGTGGAAATCGCCGGGCTTCGTGGCCACGGACACCGGCATTGGTGCGGCCACGAACGGGCTCGCGGGTGTGCGCGTGGTGCGGCGCGCGAGCGAGGGCAGCCCGGCACACGCCGTCACGCGCCGCCACGACACCGAGTTCTGCTTCTTCTTCGTGCTCGCGGGTGCGCTCGACGTAGCGCAGGACACACAGCGCTGGACGCTGCGCGCCGACGACAGCATCGCGATTCCCGGCAATCTCGCCTATACGTTCGCGAATGCCAGCGACGACCTCGAATTGCTCGAGGTCACGCTGCCCGCGGAGTTCGAACTGGGTTGA
- a CDS encoding MFS transporter encodes MDSTLIDESRTHAGRQPLRRLIVATSIGNALEWFDFAAYGFFAVTLSKLFFPAHDETVSLLMTFGTFGLSYVFRPLGALVLGRYADRRGRKAALLASLALTTLGTLICATIPTYASIGLAAPLGLMTARILIAFSTGGEFGSGTALMVEQKSKRKAFLASWQFSSQGMSTVLASCAGLALSTQLSNAQIESWGWRAPFVFGLLVAPVGLYIRRHIDDTLTAQPDVANAAAAERAAPVRDLLAHCKGRILLAAGIMAVSTAASYLMILYMPTYAIRQLHLPPSTGFAATVVTGAILMLFTPLMGHFADRYGRSRMMTVSALVTLATIYPCFAWLFASPSFGVLMTIMILAGALKAIYFGPLAAVLSSLFPTQMRSTGLGFSYNIGVMVFGGFTPWLVTAMIGWTHDPLSPALYLMACAALSLACIAIYHYKIVKHL; translated from the coding sequence ATGGACTCCACCCTCATCGACGAAAGCCGCACGCACGCCGGGCGCCAACCGCTGCGGCGTTTGATCGTCGCCACGAGCATCGGCAACGCGCTCGAATGGTTCGACTTCGCGGCCTATGGTTTCTTCGCCGTCACGCTCTCGAAGCTGTTCTTTCCCGCGCACGACGAAACCGTTTCGCTGCTCATGACGTTCGGCACGTTCGGGCTTTCGTACGTGTTTCGACCGCTCGGCGCGCTCGTGCTGGGCCGCTACGCCGACCGGCGCGGGCGCAAGGCGGCGCTGCTCGCCTCGCTCGCGCTCACCACGCTCGGCACGCTCATTTGCGCGACGATTCCCACCTACGCGAGCATCGGCCTCGCCGCGCCGCTCGGCCTGATGACGGCGCGCATCCTGATCGCGTTCTCCACGGGCGGCGAGTTCGGCAGCGGCACCGCGCTGATGGTCGAGCAAAAGTCGAAGCGCAAGGCATTTCTCGCGAGCTGGCAGTTTTCGAGCCAGGGCATGAGCACCGTGCTCGCGTCGTGCGCGGGTCTCGCGCTCAGCACGCAGCTCTCGAATGCGCAGATCGAGTCGTGGGGCTGGCGCGCGCCGTTCGTGTTCGGCCTGCTGGTCGCGCCGGTGGGGCTCTACATTCGCCGCCATATCGACGACACGCTCACCGCCCAGCCCGACGTGGCGAACGCGGCAGCCGCGGAGCGCGCCGCGCCCGTGCGCGACCTGCTCGCGCACTGCAAAGGGCGCATCCTGCTGGCCGCCGGCATCATGGCGGTCTCCACGGCGGCGAGCTATCTGATGATTCTCTACATGCCCACCTACGCGATCCGCCAGTTGCATCTGCCGCCTTCCACGGGCTTCGCGGCCACGGTCGTCACGGGCGCGATCCTCATGCTCTTCACGCCGCTCATGGGTCACTTCGCCGATCGCTACGGCCGCAGCCGCATGATGACGGTCTCCGCCCTCGTCACGCTGGCCACGATCTACCCGTGCTTCGCGTGGCTGTTCGCGAGTCCTTCGTTCGGCGTCCTGATGACCATCATGATTCTGGCGGGCGCGTTGAAGGCAATCTATTTCGGGCCGCTCGCCGCGGTGCTGTCTTCGCTGTTTCCCACCCAGATGCGCAGCACCGGGCTCGGCTTCAGCTACAACATCGGCGTGATGGTGTTCGGCGGCTTCACGCCGTGGCTCGTCACGGCCATGATCGGCTGGACCCACGACCCGCTCTCGCCCGCGCTCTATCTGATGGCGTGCGCGGCGCTGAGCCTCGCCTGCATCGCGATCTATCACTACAAGATCGTCAAGCATCTCTAA
- a CDS encoding LysR family transcriptional regulator — MRKLLEPSLYYFSVVAQAGSLSAATESLGLTVSALSRHIAKLEGDIGVPLFERHARGMVLSHAGRMLLRHAQRTLADAEAVVDEIQGEAQRRARTLTIACTEGFAFDFLPVSLGAFTARHPDVTLEIEVVSSERANQMLLAGEASIALAFTFKPESGVVVELTQPAPVMALMRDDHPLARQRSVALKDLAHYPVLLQDKGTTNRQLFDIACEVEGIEIVPLVSSRYVAALYRFAQVVPRAIMPSGYVSVANRLESDALVALPFDNPLLTQRRLQVKTLAGRALDGVAKECLEWIIEELKRLG, encoded by the coding sequence ATGCGCAAATTGCTCGAACCCTCGCTCTACTACTTTTCGGTCGTGGCGCAGGCGGGCTCGCTGAGCGCGGCCACCGAAAGTCTCGGCCTGACGGTCTCCGCGTTGAGCCGTCATATCGCCAAGCTCGAAGGCGATATCGGCGTGCCGCTGTTCGAGCGTCACGCGCGCGGCATGGTGCTCTCGCACGCGGGCCGCATGTTGCTGCGCCACGCGCAGCGCACGCTGGCCGACGCCGAAGCCGTCGTCGACGAAATCCAGGGCGAAGCGCAGCGCCGCGCGCGCACGCTCACGATCGCGTGTACCGAAGGCTTCGCGTTCGACTTTCTGCCGGTGTCGCTCGGCGCGTTCACCGCGCGACATCCCGACGTCACGCTGGAAATCGAAGTGGTGTCGAGCGAGCGTGCCAACCAGATGCTGCTGGCGGGCGAAGCGTCCATCGCGCTCGCGTTCACGTTCAAGCCCGAGTCCGGCGTCGTGGTGGAACTCACGCAGCCCGCGCCCGTGATGGCGTTGATGCGCGACGATCACCCGCTCGCGCGCCAACGCAGCGTGGCGCTCAAGGACCTCGCGCACTATCCCGTGCTGTTGCAGGACAAAGGCACCACCAACCGGCAGCTGTTCGACATTGCGTGCGAAGTGGAAGGCATCGAGATCGTGCCGCTCGTGAGCAGCCGTTACGTGGCGGCGCTGTACCGTTTCGCGCAGGTCGTGCCGCGCGCGATCATGCCTTCGGGTTATGTCTCCGTGGCGAATCGTCTGGAGTCCGATGCACTCGTGGCATTGCCGTTCGACAATCCGCTGCTCACGCAACGGCGCCTGCAAGTGAAGACGCTCGCGGGCCGCGCGCTCGACGGCGTGGCGAAGGAATGCCTCGAATGGATCATCGAGGAACTGAAGCGGCTCGGTTGA
- a CDS encoding M20 family metallopeptidase, with amino-acid sequence MSRENALNLARQHFESGALRADLARRVALATESQRPEAAPVLHAYLHDEIARALAALGFACEIVANPVAGMPPFLVAERIESPALPTVLLYGHGDVIRGDDARWSEGRSPWRLSEEGERWYGRGIADNKGQHSVNLAALAAVFEARGRLGFNAKVLFEMGEEVGSPGLDALCATLSERLAADLLIASDGPRQRASAPTLFLGSRGALHFRLRVGNPAGARHSGNWGGVLANPATVLANALASLVDGRGRIRINGLLPPPIPPQVRARIAGLEIGVDEGDPALSANWGEPGLTPAERVYAWNTLEVLAMNAGNIGAPISAIPAGAEAVCQLRFVVGTDWHNARDLIRAHLAREGFGEIDVEIEASGAATRLDPDHPWVTWAERSIATSTNKPVTILPNLGGTIPNECFAQTLGLPTLWVPHSYPGCRQHAPDEHGLASVFGEALTLMTGLFWDLGNGETPHAVAHETGGHAAR; translated from the coding sequence ATGTCCCGCGAAAACGCCCTGAATCTCGCTCGCCAGCACTTCGAAAGCGGCGCCCTGCGCGCCGACCTCGCCCGCCGCGTCGCGCTCGCCACCGAAAGCCAGCGCCCCGAAGCCGCGCCGGTCCTGCATGCGTATCTCCACGACGAAATCGCGCGCGCGCTCGCGGCGCTCGGCTTCGCGTGCGAGATCGTCGCGAATCCCGTTGCGGGCATGCCGCCCTTTCTCGTCGCGGAACGCATCGAATCGCCCGCGCTGCCCACGGTGCTGCTCTACGGCCACGGCGACGTGATCCGCGGCGACGACGCGCGCTGGAGCGAAGGTCGCTCGCCGTGGCGACTGAGCGAGGAAGGCGAGCGCTGGTACGGCCGCGGGATCGCCGACAACAAAGGCCAGCACAGCGTCAATCTCGCCGCGCTCGCCGCCGTGTTCGAAGCGCGCGGGCGGCTCGGCTTCAACGCGAAGGTGCTGTTCGAAATGGGCGAGGAAGTGGGCTCGCCGGGGCTCGACGCGCTCTGCGCGACGCTCAGCGAGCGGCTGGCCGCCGACCTGCTGATCGCCTCCGACGGCCCGCGCCAGCGCGCCAGCGCCCCCACGCTCTTTCTCGGCTCGCGCGGCGCGCTGCACTTCCGCCTGCGCGTGGGCAATCCGGCGGGCGCGCGCCATTCGGGCAACTGGGGCGGCGTGCTCGCGAATCCGGCCACGGTGCTCGCCAACGCGCTCGCCTCGCTCGTGGACGGCCGCGGGCGCATCCGCATCAACGGTCTGCTGCCGCCGCCGATTCCGCCGCAGGTGCGCGCACGCATCGCCGGTCTCGAGATCGGCGTGGACGAAGGCGATCCCGCGCTCTCGGCGAACTGGGGCGAACCCGGCCTCACGCCCGCCGAGCGCGTCTACGCCTGGAACACGCTCGAAGTGCTGGCGATGAACGCGGGCAACATCGGCGCACCCATCAGCGCGATTCCCGCCGGCGCCGAAGCCGTGTGCCAGTTGCGCTTCGTGGTGGGCACCGACTGGCACAACGCGCGCGACCTGATTCGCGCGCATCTCGCCCGCGAAGGCTTCGGCGAGATCGACGTGGAAATCGAAGCCTCGGGCGCGGCCACGCGGCTCGACCCCGACCATCCGTGGGTCACATGGGCCGAGCGCTCGATCGCCACATCGACGAACAAGCCCGTGACGATCCTGCCCAATCTGGGCGGCACGATCCCCAACGAATGCTTCGCGCAAACCCTCGGACTCCCCACGCTCTGGGTGCCGCATTCGTACCCGGGCTGCCGCCAGCACGCGCCCGACGAACACGGTCTCGCGAGCGTGTTCGGCGAAGCGCTCACGCTCATGACGGGCCTCTTCTGGGATCTCGGCAATGGCGAAACGCCTCACGCAGTTGCACACGAAACCGGCGGCCACGCGGCACGCTGA
- a CDS encoding LysR family transcriptional regulator — MRPYLPLNALRAFEASARHLSFTRAADELNVTQAAVSQQVRSLEERLGATLFKRLPRGLAITEEGLALRPVLSDAFDRIEAVLRQFEGGHFHEVLGVGAVGTFAVGWLMPRLKSFREAHPFVELRIMTNNNLVDLAAEGLDFAIRFGDGTWPGSRAAKLFDAPLAVLCAPEIAQRLATPADLANETLLRSYRADDWAHWFDAAQLAPRPVRGPVFDSSRLMVEAAMQGAGVALAPAAMFEHDLAAARLVRPFDIDVHAGSYWLTWQKGKAATPAMRAFGQWLVKEAGAHAIDAWH; from the coding sequence ATGCGTCCGTATCTGCCCCTCAATGCGTTGCGCGCGTTCGAAGCCTCGGCGCGGCATTTGAGCTTCACGCGCGCCGCCGACGAACTCAACGTCACCCAGGCGGCCGTGAGCCAGCAGGTCCGCTCGCTCGAGGAGCGGCTCGGCGCGACGCTGTTCAAGCGCCTGCCGCGCGGCCTCGCCATCACCGAAGAAGGGCTCGCGCTGCGCCCCGTGCTGAGCGACGCGTTCGATCGCATCGAGGCCGTGCTGCGCCAGTTCGAAGGCGGCCACTTTCACGAGGTGCTGGGCGTGGGCGCCGTGGGCACCTTCGCGGTGGGCTGGCTGATGCCGCGTTTGAAGTCGTTTCGCGAGGCGCATCCGTTCGTCGAGCTGCGCATCATGACGAACAACAATCTCGTCGATCTCGCGGCCGAAGGGCTCGACTTCGCGATCCGGTTCGGCGACGGCACCTGGCCCGGCTCGCGCGCCGCGAAACTGTTCGACGCGCCGCTCGCGGTGCTGTGCGCGCCCGAGATCGCGCAACGTCTCGCCACGCCCGCCGACCTCGCGAACGAAACGCTGCTGCGCTCCTATCGCGCCGACGACTGGGCGCACTGGTTCGACGCCGCGCAACTCGCGCCGCGCCCCGTGCGCGGGCCCGTGTTCGATTCGTCGCGTTTGATGGTGGAAGCCGCGATGCAAGGCGCGGGCGTGGCGCTCGCGCCCGCGGCGATGTTCGAGCACGATCTCGCGGCGGCGCGCCTCGTGCGGCCCTTCGACATCGACGTGCACGCGGGCAGTTACTGGCTCACGTGGCAAAAGGGCAAGGCCGCCACGCCCGCCATGCGCGCGTTCGGCCAGTGGCTCGTGAAGGAAGCGGGCGCGCACGCCATCGACGCATGGCATTGA
- a CDS encoding porin gives MLTIKKIIPCTALFTLCGLAHAEASSVTLYGLIDYGINYQSNSGGGRVIGGASGIMQGSRWGFKGVEDLGGGLSAIFQLENGFDLGTGKSLQGGLMFGRQAYVGLSSRDYGALTLGRQYDSLVTFVEGRMNSANYGGGTTAHPGDLDNLNNSKRVNNSVKYMSPSFGGFTFGGVYGFGGQAGDFARNQIWSVGAGYDYGNLSAGVAYMNVRNPNQSWFTSAPTNVAGASLNNMTASPVYSGYASAHTYQAVAAAARYTFEGTTVGLVYSNVQFRDLGDTSSGANPLRLTGNAKFDTGELNVTHYWTPFLLSQFVYAYTHGSGVGTIGGSSYNNISLSLDYYLSKRTDVYVIGSTEFASGTDSTGHAARATLNALTASSSDRQTFVQLGMRHKF, from the coding sequence ATGCTAACTATCAAAAAAATCATCCCCTGTACCGCGCTCTTCACGCTCTGCGGTCTCGCGCACGCCGAAGCGAGTTCGGTCACGCTCTACGGCCTCATCGACTACGGCATCAACTATCAGAGCAACAGCGGCGGCGGCCGCGTGATTGGCGGCGCGAGCGGCATCATGCAAGGCTCGCGCTGGGGCTTCAAGGGCGTGGAGGATCTGGGCGGCGGTTTGTCGGCGATCTTCCAGCTCGAAAACGGTTTCGATCTGGGCACGGGCAAGTCGCTGCAAGGCGGGCTGATGTTCGGACGCCAGGCGTACGTGGGGCTGTCGAGCCGCGACTACGGCGCGCTCACGCTCGGCCGCCAGTACGATTCGCTCGTGACCTTCGTGGAGGGCCGCATGAATTCGGCCAACTACGGCGGCGGCACCACGGCGCACCCCGGCGACCTCGACAACCTCAACAACAGCAAGCGCGTCAACAATTCGGTGAAGTACATGAGCCCGAGTTTCGGCGGCTTCACCTTTGGCGGCGTGTACGGCTTCGGCGGCCAGGCCGGCGACTTCGCCCGCAACCAGATCTGGTCGGTGGGCGCCGGTTACGACTACGGCAATCTCTCGGCGGGCGTGGCGTACATGAACGTGCGCAATCCGAACCAGTCGTGGTTCACCAGCGCGCCGACCAACGTGGCGGGCGCGTCGCTCAACAACATGACGGCGAGCCCCGTGTACAGCGGCTATGCCTCGGCGCACACGTACCAGGCCGTGGCGGCCGCCGCGCGCTACACGTTCGAGGGCACGACCGTGGGCCTCGTGTACAGCAACGTGCAGTTCCGCGATCTCGGCGACACCTCGAGCGGCGCGAATCCGCTGCGCCTCACGGGCAACGCGAAGTTCGACACGGGCGAGCTCAACGTCACGCACTACTGGACGCCCTTCCTGCTTTCGCAGTTCGTCTACGCATACACGCACGGGTCGGGCGTGGGCACGATCGGCGGATCGAGCTACAACAATATCTCGCTCTCGCTCGACTACTACCTCTCGAAGCGCACCGACGTCTATGTGATCGGCAGCACGGAATTCGCGAGCGGCACCGACTCCACGGGCCACGCCGCGCGCGCCACGCTCAATGCGCTCACCGCTTCGTCGAGCGACCGGCAAACCTTCGTGCAACTCGGCATGCGCCACAAGTTCTGA
- a CDS encoding alpha/beta fold hydrolase, translating into MKPIRTALARAMWRKPGVALAALCALLAACNAQARPLAFHPDTLCAKTLPSPAPASTVQARVLDTGHGKIGYVRFGRGSPIVLVTGYRSTIAEWNVHFLAELARHHEVIVFDNRGVGASQTQATGYTARDLASDTAALMQGLGVERATVLGWSMGGIVAQQLAIEAPARVAKLVLLSSMPPGARAQPPSAEVMQALSGSGADHFARVMAVLFPASALQAAQACFVGAMFAPGGYHEPKIADDVARAQDALMTQWQHDDAAVQALARVNVPALVLVGTQDAVLVPRNSQALAHALPKATLVEIAAGGHAMMYQYPVQLGRRIDTFIAAGEHSAR; encoded by the coding sequence ATGAAGCCGATCCGAACCGCCCTCGCGCGCGCGATGTGGCGCAAGCCAGGCGTTGCGCTGGCGGCCCTTTGCGCGTTGCTCGCGGCATGCAACGCTCAAGCGCGTCCACTCGCGTTTCACCCCGACACACTCTGCGCGAAAACGCTGCCGTCTCCCGCGCCCGCCAGTACGGTGCAAGCGCGGGTGCTCGACACGGGCCACGGCAAGATCGGCTATGTGCGCTTCGGCCGCGGTAGCCCGATCGTGCTCGTCACGGGTTATCGCTCGACCATCGCCGAATGGAACGTGCACTTTCTCGCCGAACTCGCGCGCCATCACGAGGTGATCGTGTTCGACAATCGCGGCGTGGGCGCGTCGCAAACGCAGGCCACGGGTTACACCGCGCGCGATCTCGCGAGCGACACGGCAGCGCTGATGCAAGGCTTGGGCGTCGAGCGCGCGACGGTGCTGGGCTGGTCGATGGGCGGCATCGTCGCGCAGCAACTGGCGATCGAAGCGCCCGCGCGCGTGGCCAAGCTCGTCCTGCTTTCGTCGATGCCGCCCGGCGCGCGAGCGCAACCGCCTTCGGCCGAAGTGATGCAGGCGTTGTCGGGCAGCGGCGCGGATCATTTCGCGCGCGTGATGGCGGTGCTATTTCCGGCTTCGGCGTTGCAAGCGGCGCAGGCCTGCTTTGTCGGCGCCATGTTCGCGCCTGGCGGTTACCACGAGCCGAAGATTGCCGACGACGTTGCGCGCGCGCAGGACGCGCTCATGACGCAATGGCAACACGACGATGCCGCGGTGCAGGCGCTGGCGCGCGTGAACGTGCCCGCGCTCGTGCTGGTGGGGACGCAGGACGCGGTGCTGGTGCCGCGCAATTCGCAAGCGCTCGCGCATGCGTTGCCGAAAGCGACGCTCGTGGAGATCGCGGCGGGCGGTCACGCGATGATGTACCAGTATCCCGTGCAACTCGGGCGGCGCATCGATACGTTTATCGCCGCAGGAGAGCATTCAGCGCGTTGA
- a CDS encoding aminotransferase class V-fold PLP-dependent enzyme, producing the protein MNLLSTDHLVPAMPSSSDDADRSGWLMYHSVGVYPGHQQAMTQALAQFAALWCAADDARWDAALAARAQLLADWAELIGAQAQDVFGAQNVTEAFARFLNGLDDATLRGKTVLVAADCFPSLHFLLRGEAERRGFTVRTVPVRDGEAYVRDDDFLAAWTGDVALALVTWVSSLTSKRVNLRAMSEHARRRGSLVALDVTQGIGILPFDLRETPFDFVGGSTLKWLCGAPGTGLGYVAPRLLASGMEPSVRGWFSQNDPFNWDLERFAYAPDARRFDTGTPSVLPFIASQPGMRWVRAQPAGQLRAHNLALSHALIALLDEKRYTLLSPREDAARGGSIMARVPEHLDAAQVARTLAESRLFVDARGRTLRFSPGVCTTAAGLERLVTCLPR; encoded by the coding sequence ATGAACCTGCTTTCCACCGATCACCTCGTGCCCGCCATGCCCTCGTCGAGCGACGACGCGGACCGCAGCGGCTGGCTGATGTATCACTCCGTGGGCGTGTATCCGGGCCATCAACAGGCGATGACGCAAGCGCTCGCGCAGTTCGCCGCGCTCTGGTGCGCCGCCGACGACGCGCGCTGGGACGCGGCCCTTGCCGCCCGTGCGCAACTGCTCGCCGACTGGGCCGAGCTGATCGGCGCCCAGGCGCAGGACGTATTCGGCGCGCAGAACGTGACCGAGGCGTTCGCGCGCTTCCTCAACGGCCTCGACGACGCTACGCTGCGCGGCAAAACCGTGCTCGTGGCCGCCGACTGCTTTCCGAGCCTGCATTTCCTGCTGCGCGGCGAAGCCGAACGGCGCGGCTTCACGGTCCGCACCGTGCCTGTGCGCGACGGCGAGGCTTATGTGCGCGACGACGATTTCCTCGCCGCCTGGACCGGCGACGTGGCGCTCGCGCTCGTCACGTGGGTCTCGTCGCTCACCTCGAAGCGCGTGAACCTGCGAGCGATGAGCGAGCACGCGCGGCGCCGCGGCAGTCTGGTCGCGCTCGACGTAACGCAAGGCATCGGCATCCTGCCGTTCGATCTGCGCGAGACGCCGTTCGATTTCGTGGGCGGCTCCACGCTCAAATGGCTCTGCGGCGCGCCCGGCACCGGGCTCGGCTACGTCGCGCCGCGTTTGCTCGCGAGTGGCATGGAACCTTCGGTGCGCGGCTGGTTCAGCCAGAACGACCCGTTCAACTGGGACCTCGAACGCTTCGCCTACGCGCCCGACGCGCGGCGCTTCGACACCGGCACGCCTTCGGTGCTGCCGTTCATCGCCTCGCAGCCAGGCATGCGCTGGGTACGCGCGCAACCCGCGGGCCAGTTGCGCGCGCACAATCTCGCGCTGTCGCACGCGCTCATCGCGCTGCTCGACGAGAAGCGCTACACGCTGCTCTCGCCGCGCGAGGACGCAGCGCGCGGCGGCAGCATCATGGCGCGCGTGCCCGAGCATCTCGACGCCGCGCAAGTCGCGCGCACGCTCGCCGAGTCGCGCCTGTTCGTCGACGCGCGCGGCCGCACGCTGCGTTTCTCGCCCGGCGTTTGCACGACCGCGGCCGGGCTCGAGCGCCTCGTAACATGCTTGCCGCGCTGA
- a CDS encoding glycine zipper family protein yields MKNPRLPRAALPLGLVVFALAGCAALPPSGPSVVALPPGGKPLTVFQQEDYACRDYAFRNDDAGQASPGALQSGAGTTAVGTLGGAAAGALLGAAGGNAGVGAAIGAGAGLLLGGALGAHGSQVSSESMQARYDAAYAQCMASKGNRIAPPATTVYQTAPVVYAPPPVIYGYPRPAYWAW; encoded by the coding sequence ATGAAAAACCCACGCCTTCCACGCGCCGCGCTGCCGCTCGGCCTCGTCGTATTCGCACTCGCGGGTTGCGCCGCGCTGCCGCCGAGCGGCCCTTCCGTTGTCGCGCTGCCGCCCGGCGGCAAGCCCTTGACGGTGTTTCAGCAGGAAGACTACGCCTGCCGCGACTACGCCTTCCGCAACGACGACGCGGGCCAGGCCTCGCCAGGCGCGCTGCAAAGCGGCGCGGGCACCACGGCGGTCGGCACGCTCGGCGGCGCGGCGGCGGGCGCATTGCTCGGCGCGGCGGGCGGCAATGCGGGCGTGGGCGCGGCGATCGGTGCGGGCGCGGGCTTGCTGCTCGGCGGCGCGCTGGGCGCGCACGGTTCGCAGGTTTCTTCGGAGAGCATGCAGGCGCGTTACGACGCGGCCTACGCGCAGTGCATGGCGTCGAAGGGCAACCGCATCGCACCGCCCGCGACCACGGTGTATCAAACGGCGCCTGTGGTGTATGCGCCACCGCCCGTGATCTACGGGTATCCGCGGCCGGCTTACTGGGCGTGGTGA
- the bla gene encoding class A beta-lactamase, which yields MVTRRTFTLTMLGGAIAGVAAQAFGAQRSALEQQLAAIESQAGGRLGVAILDTANGRVEGWRLHERFPMCSTFKVLLASAVLTRKDRGEEDLARKIAYTQAQVVSYSPVSGPRAGSDGMTVAELCEAALTRSDNTAANLLLDSLGGPAAITAFARGLGDPHTRLDRNETTLNEALEHDPRDTTTPAAYIADMRELLLGERLTQASREQLIAWLVANQTGDARLRAGLPKDWRVGDKTGTGDRGTANDVAIVWPPNRAPLLVTAYLTGALHATPAQRDATLAKVGALVAGR from the coding sequence ATGGTGACACGGCGTACATTCACGTTGACGATGCTGGGCGGTGCCATAGCTGGCGTTGCGGCTCAGGCATTCGGCGCGCAGCGCTCCGCGCTCGAACAGCAACTCGCGGCCATCGAGTCGCAAGCGGGCGGGCGCCTCGGCGTGGCGATCCTCGATACGGCGAACGGGCGCGTGGAAGGCTGGCGCCTGCACGAGCGCTTTCCGATGTGCAGCACGTTCAAGGTGCTGCTGGCCTCGGCGGTGCTCACGCGCAAGGACCGCGGCGAGGAAGACCTCGCGCGCAAGATTGCCTATACGCAGGCGCAGGTCGTGTCGTATTCGCCGGTGAGCGGGCCGCGCGCGGGCAGCGACGGCATGACCGTGGCCGAGTTGTGCGAAGCCGCGCTCACGCGCAGCGACAACACGGCGGCGAATTTGCTGCTCGACAGCCTGGGCGGACCGGCCGCGATCACGGCGTTCGCGCGCGGTCTCGGCGACCCGCATACGCGGCTTGATCGCAACGAAACCACGCTCAACGAAGCACTCGAACACGATCCGCGCGACACCACCACGCCGGCCGCCTATATCGCCGACATGCGCGAATTGCTGCTGGGCGAACGGCTGACGCAGGCATCGCGCGAGCAATTGATCGCGTGGCTCGTGGCGAACCAGACCGGCGACGCCCGCTTGCGCGCGGGCTTGCCGAAGGACTGGCGTGTCGGCGATAAAACTGGCACCGGCGATCGCGGCACGGCCAACGACGTGGCGATCGTCTGGCCGCCGAATCGCGCGCCGCTGCTCGTGACCGCGTATCTCACGGGGGCGCTGCACGCGACGCCCGCGCAGCGCGACGCGACGCTTGCGAAGGTGGGCGCGCTGGTGGCGGGCAGGTAA